The genomic DNA TCGCCGAGCAGCGCGTCACCTTCACCTACCTGGTGTCGTCCATGCTGGACGTACTGCTGGAGATCGCGGGCGACTCCGGGCGTCTGGACAGCCTGCGGCACGTGTGGTGCGGCGGCGAGGTGCTGACCCCCGAGCTGTACGAGCGGTTCCGCACTCGGCTCGACATCCCCATGTACCACGGCTACGGCCCGGCCGAGACGACGATCGGTGTCTCCCACGTCATCTACCGGGGCGCGGCCGAGCGTCTGTCGACGTCCATCGGCAGGGCCAACCCCAACACCCAGCTGTACGTGCTGGACGGCGAACTGCGCCCTGTCCCGGTCGGCGTCGGCGGTGAGCTGTACGTGGGCGGGCTCCTCCTGGCACGCGGCTACGTCAACGCGCCCGGCCTGACGGCGTCCCGGTTCGTGGCGAATCCGTTCGCCGCGGACGGATCACGGCTCTACCGCACCGGTGACCTCGCGCGGTACCTCCCCGACGGCTCGCTGGACTTCCTCGGCAGGGCCGACAACCAGATCAAGATCCGCGGCATGCGGCTGGAGATCGAGGACGTCGAGGCCGGTCTCGCGGAGCACCCCGGCGTACGGCACGTCTGCGTCGTCGCCAGGAAGAACACGGCGGGCGGCACCTATCTGGTGGGGTACGTGATCCCGGCCGCCGGGAGCGAGGAACTGCGGGCGGACGAGGTCAGGGCATGGGCCGCCCTGCACATGGTGGAGTACATGGTGCCCGCCCACATCGTCGTGATGGGGGAGTTCCCGCTCACCGCGAACGGCAAGACCGACCGGCGGGCGCTGCCGGAGCCCGTGGTCGGGACGGGCGCGGTCCTCACGCCCGTCACCGAGAACGAGCGCGTGGTGTGCGCGGCGGTCGCGACGGTGCTGCGGCTGGAACGGGTCGGTGCGGACCAGGACTTCTTCCAGCTCGGCGGGGACAGCATTCTGGCGATCTCGCTGCTGAGCGCGCTGCGCGAGGCGGGACTGTATGTCACGGCGCGGCAGATCTTCACCAACAGCGTCGTCGGAGCACTGGCGGCGGTGGCGAGCCGTGAGGACATCTCCACCGTGGACCACGGAGATACCGCGACCGGTCCCGTCGTGGGATCGCCCATCGTGCAGTGGCTCGGCGAGACCACGGGCGAGATCGACGGCTTCGTCCAGTCGGTGGTGCTCAACACCCCGGCGGACCTGACCGCCGACGCGCTCGGCACGATTCTCGACGCCGTGACCGCGCGGCACGACATGCTGCGCGCCCGCCTGGTGCGCGGCGACCGCTGGAGCTTCGACATACCCGGGGCGGAGCACACCGCCGCCGGATGGCAGGAGAGCGACCGTCCGCTGGAGGAGTGCGTCGCGCTCGCCACCGAAGGGCTCGATCCGGCGGGCGGCGTGATGCTGCGGGCCGTGTGGCGCCGCGAGGCACGGCAGCTGGTCGTGGTCGTCCACCACGTCGTCGTCGACGGTGTGTCCTGGCGGGTCCTGATGGAGGACCTGGCCACCGCCTGGCGCCGGCTCTCCTCGGGCGCGCCGGTCGAACTGCCCCCGGCGGGTACGTCGTTCCGGCGCTGGACACAGCTTCTGGGACGTACGGAGTTCGACGCCGACCGCGAGTACTTCCTCCGCCCCTTGCCGGGAGCGGACGGACCGGTGGGCAGGCGTGCGCTCTCCGGCGCCGACACCGTCGCCCGGGAGCGGCAGCGGAGCTTCGCGGCCGGCCCCGAGGTCACGGCGGCGCTGCTCGGCGGGATACCCGCGAAGTTCCACGCGGGCGTCAACGACGTGCTGCTGACCGCGCTGGCCGTCACCCTCGCCCGGTGGCGCCGCGACCTGGGCCAGGACCAGACGTTCGCCCACATCGAACTGGAGGGCCACGGCCGCGAGGGCCGCTCCGTGGCGGGCGCCGCCGGATTCGAACCGGACCTCTCACGGACGGTGGGCTGGTTCACCACCCTGTTCCCGGTGACCGTCGACCCCGGTGCGGCGGCCGATCCCACCGCCCCCGAGTACCTCGCCGCCGCCCTCAAGGCGGTCAAGGAGGACCTCGCACGGGTGCCGGGCAACGGCATCTCCTACGGTGCCCTGCGGTATCTGGCCGGCACGGTGTTCGACGCGCCCGCGCCACAGGTGCTGTTCAACTACCTGGGCCGCTTCGACGCGGGCGCCCCCGGGGACTGGCAGCTCGCGGGGACCACCGGGCAGTTGGGCGAGAAACGCGACCCGAGGATGCGCCTGCCGCGCGCCCTGGAGTTCAACGCGATCGCCGAACCCGCCCCGACCGGCGCGTACGAACTGGTCACCACCATCTCCTGGCCCGAAGGCATGTTCACCGACGAGGACATCGCGACCCTCGGCGGCTACTTCCTGACGGCCCTGGCCGGCCTGGCCGCGCTCGACGAGGGCGGCCACTCTCCCAGCGACTTCGCCCTGGTGCCGCTCACCCAGTCCGATGTCGACGGCCTGGACGGCCCGGCGCTGCGGAACATCCTGCCGTTGACGCCTCTGCAGGAGGGCCTGTACTTCCACTCGGTCTTCGACGACGACTCGGCGGGCAGCTATGTCGAACAGCAACTGCTCACGCTGGAGGGCGAGGTGGACGCCGACCGCCTCGCGACGGCCGCCACCCGGCTGCTCACGCTGTACCCGAACCTGGCCGCGCGGTTCGTCGCCCTCGCCGACGGCCGGGTGGTCTCCGTCCTCGAGAGCGGTGCGGAGGTCCCCTTCACCACGCTGGACCTCCCCGGTATCACCGACGAGGAGATCCGCGACCACGCCGAGCGGGACCGCCGCGCCGGGTTCGACCTGGCCACCGGCCCGCTGATGCGCTGCACGCTGATCCGCGTCGGCTCCGGCCGGAACGTCCTGGTGCAGACCGTGCACCACATCATCGCCGACGGCTGGTCGGTGCCGCCGATGCTCCGCTCGCTGCTGGCCGAGTACCACGCGCCGGGGACCGTGTACCCGCTCGGCGGCTTCTCCGACTACGTGGAGTGGCTGGCCGGACGCGACGCCGACGAGAGCGACGGGGTGTGGCGCGGCGAACTCGCCGGTCTGCCCGGCCCCTCGCTGGTCACCGAGGGGCACACCCCCTCCGACCGGTTCGCCGACACCTCCGTCGTACCCGGGGACGAGGGTGCCGACATCGACGCGGCCGTCCGGTCCGCGGGCGTGCCGCTGAGCGTGGCCGTGCACAGCGCCTGGGCGGTGACCCTGGGCGGCATCCTGCGCGGCAGGGACGTCGTCTTCGGCTCCACCGTGTCCGGGCGCGACGCGGACGTGCCCGGCATCGGCGACATGGTGGGCCTGTTCATCAACACGATCCCCGTGCGCGCACGGTGGACCGGAACCAGCACGGCGCGCGACCTGCTCGCCGCGGTGCGGGAACACCAGAGCGCGGTGCTGCCGCACCAGCATGTCTCGCTGGCGCGGATCGGCCGGCAGGCCGGGGCCGGCGGCGCGCTGTTCGACACCCTGGTCGTCTTCGACGTCGCGACGGACGTGGACGCTCTGCGACGGCCCGGCGACACCCTGACCGTCACGTCCCTCGTGAACGAGGGTGCCCCGCACTACCCGTTGACCCTGGTGGTGGAGCGCGGACGTGACGGCCGCCCGCGCTTCACCCTGATCTACGACGGCGAACTGCTGCGCGAGGCGGGCGCCCAGGAGATCCTGCGGACCTTCACCCGGACCCTCACCGGCCTGCTCACCCGGCCGGACGCCCCGGTCGACGGCCTGGCAACCGAGGACGGCCGGCGGCCGGCCCGGATCACCCCGACGACCCTGGACCAGCTGTTCGACGCCGCCGCGACCCGTGACCCGGCCGCCACCGCCGTCACCCAGTGCGCACTCGACGGCGGCAGCCGCTCACTGACGTACGGCGAACTGGCGGACGCCAGGGACGAGCTGGCCGCGGCCCTGCGCGTGGCGGGTGCCGGACCCGGCAGGCGGGTCGCCGTCGCGGTGCCGCGCTCCCTCGAACAGGTCGTCGCCCTGGTCGCGGTCGTCACCGCGGGCGCCGCCTACGTACCACTGGACCCGGCCTACCCGGACGAACGGCTGGAGTACATCCTCGCCGACTCCGCTCCGCAGGTCGTCCTCGTGGACCGGGAGCAGCAGGACCGCTTCACGGTGCTGCTGGCCCGTGCGGGCGTACCGGCCCGGGTGCTCGTCCAGGGGGAAGAGCCGCCGGCGGACGAGCGGCGGACGGACGAGCCGCGGACGTCCGGCACGGGCCCCGGCGAGCCGCCGGTCACCACCCGGCCCACCCCCGGGCCCGGCCCGCACGACGCCGCGTACGTGATCTACACATCCGGATCGACCGGCAGGCCCAAGGGCGTCGTCGTCCCCCACTCCAGTGTGGTGACGCTGCTCGCGAACACCGGACCGGACATGGACTTCGGCCCGCACGACGTATGGGTCCAGTTCCACTCCTTCTCCTTCGACTTCGCGGTCTGGGAGCTGTGGGGCGCGCTGGCCCACGGCGGCGAGCTGCTGGTGCCGGAGTACGGTCTGACGCGCTCCCCGGTCGACTTCCACCGGCTGGTCCGCGAGCGCTCGGTGACCGTGCTCAACCAGACCCCGTCGGCCTTCTACCAGTTCATCGAGGCCGACCGGCACGCCGACGAGCCGGTCACGGCACTGCGCCGGATCATCTTCGGAGGCGAGCCGCTGGACCTCGGGCGGCTGCGCGGCTGGACCGAGCGGCACGGTACGGCTTCGCCCGAGCTCGTCAACATGTACGGCATCACGGAGACCACCGTCCATGTCACCCACCGGGTGCTGACGGACGAGGACTTCGGACCGGGCGACGACGTCAGCCCGATCGGCGGCCCGATCCCCGGACTGGTCACCCATCTGCTCGACGACCGGCTCCGGCCGGTGCCGCCCGGCCGGGTGGGCGCCATCTACGTCGCCGGGGACCAGGTGTCCCTCGGCTACCTGGGCAGGCCGGGGCTCACCGCGGCCCGGTTCGTGGCGAATCCGTTCGCCGGCGACGGCTCCCGGATGTACCACACGGGCGACCTCGCCCGCCGCACGCTCGACGGCGAGCTGGAGTTCACCGGCCGCGCCGACGACCAGGTGCAGCTCAAGGGGTTCCGTATCGAGCTCGGTGAGGTGGAGTCCGCGGTCAGGGAGCTCGCCGGCGTGGTCGACGCGGCCGTCACCGTGGCGGACGGCGGCGACCACCTCGTCGCGCACGTGGTGGGCGGCGTGCCCGGTGACGTCACCGGGCTGCTGGCCGCGAGGCTGCCCGCGCACATGGTGCCGGGCCGGGTGCTGCCCGTCGACGCCCTGCCGCTGACGGTCAACGGCAAGCTCGACCGGAAGGCGCTGGCCGCGCGTGCCGCCACCGCGCAGGACGGCCCCCCGGCCGCCACGAGCGATTCCGCGCTCGCCGCCCTGGTCGGCGTCTTCGCCGAGACGCTGCCCGGATCCGCCCCGGACGCCGACACCGACTTCTTCCGGGCCGGGGGCGACAGCATCGTCGCCATCACCGTGGTCAACCGGGCCAGGGCGCTCGGCCTGCCGATCGCACCCCGGGACGTGTTCCTCTTCAGGACACCGCGCGCCCTCGCCGAGCACCTGGGGACACGTACCCCGCAGCCCGCCGCGCCGGCGCCGTCCCGCCGTGCGGACGGCCCGCTGACACCGACACCGATCATCCTGCGCCAGCGCGAACTGGGCGGCTCGCTCGCCCGGTTCGCCCAGGCCAGAACACTGGTCGCGGCCGAGGGCACCGGGCTCGCCGACGCCGTGCGCGCCGCGAACGCCGTCGTGGCGGCGCACCCGGCCCTCCGGCTGCGGCTGCGCGCCGAGCACGGGGTGTGGGCCCTGCGCACCGGACCGGCCGGTGAGATCACCGTCGTCACCGCCGACGCGGCCGACGCGACAGCGGCGGCGGACGAGGCCGCCGGACGGCTCGATCCCGAGTCCGGGGACGTCATCGCGTTCTCCTGGCTGGAGGCGAGCCGCACCCTGGTGGTCACCGCGCACCACATCGCCGTCGACGCGGTGTCCTGGCTCGTCCTCCTCGACGACCTGGCCACCGCCATGGGCGGGGCGGACCTGGCGCCGCCGACCACGTCCTACGCCGAGTACGCCGAGGCGCTCGCGGCACGGTCCGCCCACGAGACGGAAAGCCTGGGCAACTGGATCACCACACTCCAGGCCCCCGCGCCGCTGCCTCCGGCCGTACGGCTCCGCGAGACCACCGTCGTCCTCGCGCCCGGGGCGAGCGACCGGGTGACGCGCACCGCCCCCGCCGCACTCGGCGTGGGGCTCACCGAACTGCTGTGCGGCGCGCTGCGCGCCGCGCTGACACGGATCCAGCCGGAGCCCACCGATCTCGCGATCGAGCTGGAGCGGCACGGCCGGGTTCCCGCCCTCGAACACCACGACTACACCCGCACGGTCGGCTGGTTCACCTCCATCGCGCCCGTACGGCTCACCCCGCGCACCGACCCCGTCGCGGCGGCGCGCGAGGTCGCCGAACGCCAGCCGGACGAGCGCGGGCACGTCGCCTACGGCGCGCTCAGATACCTCAACCCGCAGACGGCCCCACTGCTGAACGCCCGCCCGCAGGTGCTGTTCAACTACCTCGGCCGGGGCGGCGAGTCCGAGGTGCCGCGCCTCACCGGCGGGGACCGGGGCAGCCCGTACGCCGTCGAGGTCAACGCGTGGACCGACGAGGCCACCGGAAGCCTGCACGCGGCCTTCACCCTCGCGGAGGGCGTGTCCGACGAGATCACCGGGCACTGGCTCGGCGCACTGGAGCACATCGCGGACGTGTCCGCGACGGCCGAGCGCACCGCACCGGTCACCCCGCTCCAGCGGGGTCTGTTCTTCCAGGCCCAGATGGCGGGGACGGCCGGACACTATGTCGCGCAGTCCTACTTCGCCTTCGACCGGCGCCTGGACACCGACGCGCTCGCCGGGGCGATGGCGTACGTGATCGCGAGGCACCCGGTCATGGGCGCCGGCTTCACCACCGACGACGGCGGAAACCCGGTCCAGGTCCTCAGGGCCGGCCGGCGGGTCGATGTCCGTACCGTCGCCCTGTCGACGGACGCGGAGGTCGACGCCCTGCGCGCCCGGGACCGCGACACGGGATTCGACCCGGGGGAGCCGCCCCTGATCCGGCTCACCGTGGTGCGGCTGCCCGGTCACGGGGACGGGCTGCTGCTGAGCTACCACCTGCTGCTGCTGGACGGCTGGTCCCGCGAGATCCTGCTGCGGGACCTGTTCGACGCCTATGAGACCGTCGTCGCGGGAGGGATACCGTCCGCGTCGCCGGCCCTGCCGAGCTTCGAGGACCACGCCCGGACGCTCGCCGCCAAGGACCCCGCCGTGTCGGAGCGTTTCTGGGCGGAGCACCTGGCCGGCCTCAGCGGTCCGACCCTGCTCGCCGGACCGCGGCCGTCCCTCCCCGACGAACTGCCCCACGCGCTCGTGCGCACACTCTCCGCCGACCTGTCCGAACTGCTGCGGGAAGCGGCCAGGCTGCACGGCGTCACACTGAACTCGGTGCTGACCGGCGCGTTCGGCCTTCTCCTCGGCGCACACACGGGCCGCGCCGACGCCGTGTTCGGCGTGACCGTCTCGGGCCGGGACGGCGAGGGCCTGTCCGACATCGTCGGCGTGCTGCTCAACACCGTGCCCATGTGGACCCGGGCGCGCCCCCACGACACGGTCCGCGACTACCTGTCGGCCGTCCAGGCGGCCCGGGTCGAGGCGATGGAGCACGAGCACCTGGGGCTCGGCGAGATCCAGCGGGCCAGCGGGCACGACACCCTGTTCGACAACCTGTTCGTCCTCCAGAACTTCCTGGACATGGACGCGTTCGCCGAGATGAACGCCCGGCACGGCATCACCTCGGTGAAGGCCGACGACTCCACGCACTACCCGTTCACCTGGGTCGTCACCCCCGGCGACCGGCTGACGGTCAAGCTGGAGCACCGCGACCACGACACCGGCAACGCCCGCCGTCTCCTGGACGGTTATGTGCGCGTGCTGGAGGACCTGGCCGGGGCGACGGGCCCGGTGGGGGCTCTGCCGGGCCTCGGAGCGGATCCCGCGCCCGCGGAACGTACGGACGTGGGCACGGACACCGTCGTCGACCGGTTCGACCGGGCCGCGGACCGTGATCCGGGGCGGGTCGCGCTCGTCGCCCACGGTTCGGCCATGACGTTCGGTGAACTCCGCGACCGCAGCCGCACGGTGGCAGGTGTGCTCGCCGGGCGGGGCATCGGCCCCGAGCAGGCCGTGGGCCTGGCGGTCCCGCGTTCCCTGGACTCGATCGTGGCGCTGTTCGCCGTGCTGCGCGTCGGCGCCGCGTACGTGCCGCTGGAGCTGGACCACCCGGACGAGCGGATCGCCACGATCGTCGCGGACGCCCGCCCGGAGGTGATCCTCACCGTCAGCGCCGTGTCGCCCCGGCTGACCGGCGAACTCATCGAGCTGGACCGCCCGTTGCCCGGGGCCGAGCCGTACGTGACCTTCGCGGCGGACGACCCGGACCGCCTGCGCCACCCCGCGTACACGATCTACACCTCCGGGTCGACCGGGAAGCCCAAGGGCGTGGTGACCGAGTACGCCGGCCTCACCAACATGCTGATCAACCATCAGCGCCGGATCTTCGAACCGGTCCTCGCGGAGCACGGCAACCGGGTCTTCCGGATCGCCCACACGGTGTCGTTCGCGTTCGACATGTCGTGGGAGGAACTGCTGTGGCTCGCCGACGGCCATGAGGTGCACATCTGCGACGAGGAGCTGCGCCGCGACGCGCCCCGGCTGGTCGAGTACTGCCTGGAGCACGGGATCGACGTCATCAACGTGACGCCGACCTACGCGCAGCAACTGGTGGCCGAGGGACTGCTCGACCAGCCGGAGCGGCGGCCCGCGCTGGTACTGCTGGGCGGCGAGGCGGTCACCCCGACGCTGTGGCAGCGGCTGGCGGACACCGGGGGGACGGTCGGCTACAACCTGTACGGACCCACCGAATACACCATCAACACCCTCGGCGTCGGCACGTTCGAATGCCAGGACCCGGTGGTGGGCGTCCCGATCGACAACACCGAGGTGTACGTCCTGGACCCCTGGCTGCGGCCCCTGCCGGACGGAGCGCCCGGTGAGCTGTACGTGTCGGGCATCGGCATCGCGCGCGGTTATCTCGGGCAGAGCGCCCAGACCGCGCACCGCTTCGTGGCGTGCCCGTTCGGCGAACCCGGCGAACGGATGTACCGCACCGGGGACCTGGTGGTCCGGCGGACCGACGGCAATCTGACGTACCTGGGCCGCACCGACCAGCAGGTCAAGATCCGGGGTCACCGGGTCGAGCCGGGCGAGGTCGAGGCCGCGTTCGCGGCGCACCCGGCGGTACGCTTCGCCGCCGCGGTCGCCCAGCCCGACCCGCAGGTCGACGGCGCCCACCGGCTGGCCGCGTATCTCGTGCTGGACGGCTCCGGCCTGGCCGAGGTCGCCGCCGAGGTGGGCGCCGGGCTGCCGGACTTCCTGCGCCCGACGCACTACGCCCAGGTCGACAGCATCCCGCTGACGGTGAACGGGAAGGCCGACACCAAGGCGCTGCCGGAGGCGAAACCGCTGGGCGCGCTGACCACGGCGGGTGAACGCGGCCCGGAGACAGAGACCGAGACCGTGCTGTGCGAGCTCTTCGCCGAAGCGCTCGACCTGGACGACGACGAGGTGAGCGCGGTGAGCGACTTCGTGTCCCTCGGAGGGCACTCCATGCTGGCGGTGCGGCTGATCGGGCTGCTCCGCCGGGAGTACGGTCCTGTGGTCACCGTCCGTGACCTGTACACCCTGCGAACCCCGGAAGCGATTGCCCGTCACCTTGATGACCACTCCTGACACGCAGAGGCCCCGCGCGGGGTCCCGGATCCTGCGGACCGCACTGCGCCGCAACGTCGGTGCCATGGCCTGGGGCACCGTCCTCATGGGCATGTACCAGGCGGCGGAGACCGCCTTCCCCATCGCGCTCGGCCTGATCGTCGAGCACACGATGCAGGACCGGAGCCTCGGCGCGCTCGCCGTGTCGATCGGCGCGCTGGCCGTGATCATCACGACGGTGTCGCTGTCGTGGCGGTTCGGCATGCGCATCCTGCAGAAGGCCAACACGACCGAGGCGCACCGCTGGCGGGTGCAGGTGGCGGCCTGCGGACTCCAGCCGGTGGCCAGGGACGTCGATCTGAAGTCCGGCGAGGTGCTGACCATCGCCACCGAGGACGCCGACCAGACCGCCGACATCATCGAGGTGGTGCCGCTGCTGATCAGCTCACTGGTCGCGGTGCTGGTCGCGGCCGTCGCGCTGGGGCTGGCCGACATCCGGCTCGGCCTGCTGGTCATCGCGGGAACCGTCGCGATCCTGTCCATCCTGGCCGTGATGTCCAAGCGCATCGGTGCCAGTACCCGCGAACAGCAGGCCCGGGTGGCGCGGGCGGGCGCGAAGGTCGCCGACCTGATCACCGGCCTGCGCCCGCTGCACGGCTTCGGCGGCAACCACGCGGCGTTCCTCTCCTACCGGAAGGTCAGCACGGAGGCGAAGCACCAGGCGATCACCGTGGCCAGGGTGAACGGCGCCTACGCCGGTACGGCGCTGGCCCTCAACGCGGTCCTCGCCGCGGCGGTGACCCTGACGGCGGGCTGGCTGGCGTTCGGCGGCGTGATCACCATCGGTGAGCTGGTCATGGCCGTGGGCCTCGCGCAGTTCATCATGGAACCGCTGAAGATGTTCTCGGAGATGCCGAAGTACGTGATGATCGCGCGCGCTTCGGCCGAACGGATGTCGCTGGTGCTGTCCGCGCCGCCGGTGACGGCCCCGGGCCCGGAGCGCCCGGCCGTGGGCGGCGATCTCGTGGTCGACTGCGTACGGTACGGGTCCCTGCACGAGCTGAAGTTCGAGGTGCCCGCCGGCGAGTTCGTGGCGATCGCCGTCTACCAGCCTCGCGCGGCGGCCGACCTCGCGTCGGTCCTGGCCGTGAACGTCCCGCCCCATGCCTACGAGGGCACGGTACGGGTCGGCGGGCAGGCGATCGGGGACCTGTCCGTCGAGGCGGTCCGCGAACACCTGCTGGTGAACCCGTACGACGCTGAGATCTTCGCGGGAACCCTCCGTACGAACATCGATCCGTCGGGCACCAGCCGGACGGTCCCCGAGGCCGTCGAGGCGTCCATGCTGACCGATGTCGTCGCACTTCACCGCGAAGGACTCGACTACGGCGTCCGCGACCGCGGCGCGAACCTCTCCGGAGGGCAGCGCCAACGGCTGTCCCTGGCCCGCGCCCTCGCCGCCGACACCGAGATGCTGGTCCTGCACGACCCGACGACGGCCGTCGACGCGGTCACCGAACAGCTCATCGCACGCAACGTCGCGAAGCTGCGCCGAGGCCGCACCACCGTCGTGATCACCAGCAGCCCGGCCCTGCTGGACGCCGCCGACCGTGTGCTCGTCCTGGACGACGGCGTCATCACCGCGCAGGACACCCACCGCAATCTGCTGGCCACCGACGAGGACTACTGCCTGGCCGTGGCGCGGTGACCTCGCGTCACGGACGCCCGTAGGCGTGCGCGCAGGAGGGATGCCGGGGGCGCGGTGATACGTCCCCGGCATCCTCGGCGTTCCCGCTGCCTTCGGTGTCCCGGTGTCCCCGGCGTTCCCGGTGTCCCGGCATTCTTGGCGCCCTCGGTGCCTTCGGCAGTGCTCAGGCGAGCGCCCAGGCGACATCCCTGAGGAGGGCGTGCCGCCAGCCGGCCCGGTCGTGGCCCGAGGCCGACCGCGAGACCCGCACCGTCGCACCGGCCCGCTCGGCCAGCGTCTCGGCCAGCTCGCAGTGGGGCAGCATCCGCGTCTCGTGTTCCCCCACGTCGAACGCGGCCCGCAGCCCGGACAGCCCCGGGTGCTCCCGCAGGCGCGCGGCGACGGCTCCGCCCACCGGGCCGCCCAGGGGATCCGCCGACTCCATGGCCTCGGGCGTCCACCAGAACGACGCGGACTGACAGGCGATCCGGGACACCAGGACCGGGAACTCCAGCGCCGCGTACAGCGCGCTCAGCCCGCCGAGACTCTGCCCGGCGAC from Streptomyces sp. NBC_00654 includes the following:
- a CDS encoding ABC transporter ATP-binding protein; amino-acid sequence: MTTPDTQRPRAGSRILRTALRRNVGAMAWGTVLMGMYQAAETAFPIALGLIVEHTMQDRSLGALAVSIGALAVIITTVSLSWRFGMRILQKANTTEAHRWRVQVAACGLQPVARDVDLKSGEVLTIATEDADQTADIIEVVPLLISSLVAVLVAAVALGLADIRLGLLVIAGTVAILSILAVMSKRIGASTREQQARVARAGAKVADLITGLRPLHGFGGNHAAFLSYRKVSTEAKHQAITVARVNGAYAGTALALNAVLAAAVTLTAGWLAFGGVITIGELVMAVGLAQFIMEPLKMFSEMPKYVMIARASAERMSLVLSAPPVTAPGPERPAVGGDLVVDCVRYGSLHELKFEVPAGEFVAIAVYQPRAAADLASVLAVNVPPHAYEGTVRVGGQAIGDLSVEAVREHLLVNPYDAEIFAGTLRTNIDPSGTSRTVPEAVEASMLTDVVALHREGLDYGVRDRGANLSGGQRQRLSLARALAADTEMLVLHDPTTAVDAVTEQLIARNVAKLRRGRTTVVITSSPALLDAADRVLVLDDGVITAQDTHRNLLATDEDYCLAVAR